The Populus alba chromosome 4, ASM523922v2, whole genome shotgun sequence genome contains a region encoding:
- the LOC118040469 gene encoding endo-1,4-beta-xylanase 5 isoform X4, giving the protein MANNNSTYDCVGTVLAKSGCWSFLKGGFILDSPSSVSILYFQGTTDKRINVAIASASVQPFTEQQWRTNQQYIINTERKRAVTIHVSDSHGDRLQGASITIEQISKDFPFGSAIARTILGNLPYQNWFVERFNAAVFENELKWYATEPEQGKVNYTIPDQMLEFVLANQIVARGHNIFWEDPKYNPAWVRDLTGPALKAAVSSRIQSLMSKYKEEFIHWDVSNEMLHFDFYEERLGPDATLHFYKTAHEADPLASLFLNEFNVVETCSDVNTTVDTYIDKIRELERGGSSMNGVGLESHFSKPNLPLMRAILDKLATLKLPIWLTEVDISNKFDKETQAIYLEQVLREGFSHPAVDGIMLWTAIHPNGCYQMCLTDSNLQNLPAGDTVDRLLKEWETGEANGLTDDHGSYSFFAFLGEYRIRVQYGNRTTNSTLSLSQSDETKHFNIQL; this is encoded by the exons ATGGCAAATAATAATTCCACATATGATTGCGTGGGGACTGTTTTGGCCAAGAGTGGATGCTGGTCGTTTCTCAAGGGAGGATTCATTCTTGATTCACCTTCAAGTGTATCGATACTATATTTTCAG GGCACAACTGACAAAAGGATCAATGTCGCAATTGCAAGTGCTTCAGTGCAGCCATTTACAGAGCAGCAATGgagaacaaatcagcaatacATAATTAACACT GAAAGAAAGCGTGCCGTGACAATACATGTGTCAGATAGTCATGGAGATAGGTTGCAAGGAGCATCCATTACAATAGAGCAAATCTCAAAAGATTTCCCATTTGGATCAGCAATAGCAAGAACAATTCTTGGAAATTTACCCTATCAG AATTGGTTTGTTGAGAGATTCAACGCAGCAGTATTTGAAAATGAACTCAAGTGGTATGCGACAGAACCCGAACAAGGGAAGGTCAATTACACCATACCAGATCAAATGTTGGAATTCGTTCTAGCCAACCAAATAGTTGCTAGAGGCCACAATATTTTCTGGGAAGACCCCAAGTACAATCCAGCTTGGGTTCGTGATCTCACAGGCCCTGCCCTAAAAGCAGCAGTCAGCTCCCGGATTCAAAGCCTAATGAGCAAATACAAAGAAGAGTTTATACATTGGGATGTTAGCAATGAAATGCTACATTTTGATTTCTATGAAGAAAGGCTTGGTCCGGATGCCACTTTACATTTCTACAAGACAGCACACGAAGCAGACCCCTTAGCATCATTGTTTTTGAACGAATTTAATGTGGTGGAGACTTGCAGTGATGTGAATACAACAGTAGATACCTACATTGATAAGATAAGAGAACTTGAACGCGGAGGATCATCAATGAATGGAGTTGGCCTAGAGAGTCACTTTTCGAAGCCAAATCTTCCTCTAATGAGGGCTATTCTAGATAAATTGGCTACCCTTAAGCTTCCCATTTGGCTCACAGAAGTTGATATCAgcaataaatttgataaagaaacTCAG GCTATTTATCTAGAGCAGGTGTTAAGAGAAGGCTTCTCGCATCCTGCAGTGGATGGGATCATGCTTTGGACTGCAATCCATCCTAATGGGTGCTACCAAATGTGCCTCACAGATTCTAATCTTCAAAACCTCCCGGCCGGTGATACAGTTGACAGGCTCCTAAAAGAATGGGAAACCGGGGAAGCAAATGGCCTCACAGATGATCATGGATCATACAGCTTCTTTGCCTTCTTAGGTGAATACAGAATAAGGGTGCAATATGGCAACAGAACTACAAACTCAACACTGTCACTCAGTCAAAGTGATGAAACGAAACATTTTAACATTCAGTTGTGA
- the LOC118040469 gene encoding endo-1,4-beta-xylanase 5 isoform X3, with protein sequence MYCFSIWVKIRGADSTLVTASLMANNNSTYDCVGTVLAKSGCWSFLKGGFILDSPSSVSILYFQGTTDKRINVAIASASVQPFTEQQWRTNQQYIINTERKRAVTIHVSDSHGDRLQGASITIEQISKDFPFGSAIARTILGNLPYQNWFVERFNAAVFENELKWYATEPEQGKVNYTIPDQMLEFVLANQIVARGHNIFWEDPKYNPAWVRDLTGPALKAAVSSRIQSLMSKYKEEFIHWDVSNEMLHFDFYEERLGPDATLHFYKTAHEADPLASLFLNEFNVVETCSDVNTTVDTYIDKIRELERGGSSMNGVGLESHFSKPNLPLMRAILDKLATLKLPIWLTEVDISNKFDKETQAIYLEQVLREGFSHPAVDGIMLWTAIHPNGCYQMCLTDSNLQNLPAGDTVDRLLKEWETGEANGLTDDHGSYSFFAFLGEYRIRVQYGNRTTNSTLSLSQSDETKHFNIQL encoded by the exons TTTGGGTCAAGATACGGGGTGCAGATTCAACTCTAGTAACTGCAAGCCTAATGGCAAATAATAATTCCACATATGATTGCGTGGGGACTGTTTTGGCCAAGAGTGGATGCTGGTCGTTTCTCAAGGGAGGATTCATTCTTGATTCACCTTCAAGTGTATCGATACTATATTTTCAG GGCACAACTGACAAAAGGATCAATGTCGCAATTGCAAGTGCTTCAGTGCAGCCATTTACAGAGCAGCAATGgagaacaaatcagcaatacATAATTAACACT GAAAGAAAGCGTGCCGTGACAATACATGTGTCAGATAGTCATGGAGATAGGTTGCAAGGAGCATCCATTACAATAGAGCAAATCTCAAAAGATTTCCCATTTGGATCAGCAATAGCAAGAACAATTCTTGGAAATTTACCCTATCAG AATTGGTTTGTTGAGAGATTCAACGCAGCAGTATTTGAAAATGAACTCAAGTGGTATGCGACAGAACCCGAACAAGGGAAGGTCAATTACACCATACCAGATCAAATGTTGGAATTCGTTCTAGCCAACCAAATAGTTGCTAGAGGCCACAATATTTTCTGGGAAGACCCCAAGTACAATCCAGCTTGGGTTCGTGATCTCACAGGCCCTGCCCTAAAAGCAGCAGTCAGCTCCCGGATTCAAAGCCTAATGAGCAAATACAAAGAAGAGTTTATACATTGGGATGTTAGCAATGAAATGCTACATTTTGATTTCTATGAAGAAAGGCTTGGTCCGGATGCCACTTTACATTTCTACAAGACAGCACACGAAGCAGACCCCTTAGCATCATTGTTTTTGAACGAATTTAATGTGGTGGAGACTTGCAGTGATGTGAATACAACAGTAGATACCTACATTGATAAGATAAGAGAACTTGAACGCGGAGGATCATCAATGAATGGAGTTGGCCTAGAGAGTCACTTTTCGAAGCCAAATCTTCCTCTAATGAGGGCTATTCTAGATAAATTGGCTACCCTTAAGCTTCCCATTTGGCTCACAGAAGTTGATATCAgcaataaatttgataaagaaacTCAG GCTATTTATCTAGAGCAGGTGTTAAGAGAAGGCTTCTCGCATCCTGCAGTGGATGGGATCATGCTTTGGACTGCAATCCATCCTAATGGGTGCTACCAAATGTGCCTCACAGATTCTAATCTTCAAAACCTCCCGGCCGGTGATACAGTTGACAGGCTCCTAAAAGAATGGGAAACCGGGGAAGCAAATGGCCTCACAGATGATCATGGATCATACAGCTTCTTTGCCTTCTTAGGTGAATACAGAATAAGGGTGCAATATGGCAACAGAACTACAAACTCAACACTGTCACTCAGTCAAAGTGATGAAACGAAACATTTTAACATTCAGTTGTGA